The following coding sequences are from one Phycisphaeraceae bacterium window:
- a CDS encoding nitroreductase family protein, with translation MRKDAPTEHPVHELVRQRWSPLAFDPARSIDLPTLASLFEAARWSPSAYNEQPWAFIYARREDAKAFDRIISCLVPGNQTWAKRASVIMITAARQAFERNGKPNRHAGHDIGQAAAWMTVQAESVGLRVHQMAGIDPEKCRTELGIPAGWDALTAIAIGFPDSAETLPPDLQARETAPRSRKPMSHVAHAGTFDAPPNFAG, from the coding sequence ATGCGCAAAGACGCCCCGACCGAGCACCCCGTGCACGAACTGGTCCGCCAGCGCTGGAGCCCGCTCGCGTTCGATCCCGCCCGCTCGATCGATCTCCCCACCCTCGCCTCGCTCTTCGAGGCCGCCCGCTGGTCGCCCAGCGCGTACAACGAGCAGCCTTGGGCGTTCATCTACGCCCGGCGGGAGGATGCCAAGGCCTTCGACCGCATCATCTCGTGCCTGGTTCCCGGCAACCAGACCTGGGCGAAGCGCGCCTCCGTGATCATGATCACCGCCGCCAGGCAGGCCTTCGAACGAAACGGCAAGCCCAACCGGCACGCGGGCCACGACATCGGCCAAGCCGCCGCGTGGATGACCGTGCAGGCCGAGTCCGTCGGCCTCCGGGTCCACCAGATGGCGGGGATCGACCCCGAGAAGTGCCGCACGGAACTGGGTATCCCCGCGGGGTGGGACGCCCTCACCGCGATCGCCATCGGCTTCCCCGACAGCGCCGAGACCCTGCCGCCGGACCTCCAGGCTCGAGAGACCGCGCCGCGCTCCCGCAAGCCGATGAGCCACGTGGCCCACGCCGGGACCTTCGACGCTCCGCCCAACTTCGCGGGCTGA
- the ruvX gene encoding Holliday junction resolvase RuvX, with protein sequence MRYLAIDLGDKRTGLAVGDDETRIVSPFDVIQVPLSVNGGDALLGALARAIEEILGYSAQSKGELIVGLPLNMDGTEGPRSKVVRSFAARLGARVKRPIRFQDERLSSAAADWSMAGSGLTRGEKKEKRDALAAAAILNDFLATIPPKPRPNPPPGP encoded by the coding sequence GTGCGCTACCTCGCGATCGACCTCGGCGACAAGCGGACCGGCCTCGCCGTCGGCGACGACGAGACCCGGATCGTCTCCCCCTTCGACGTGATCCAGGTCCCTCTCTCGGTCAACGGCGGCGATGCGCTCCTGGGCGCCCTCGCCCGCGCAATCGAGGAGATCCTCGGCTACTCCGCTCAATCCAAGGGCGAACTGATCGTCGGCCTCCCGCTCAACATGGACGGCACCGAGGGCCCGCGGTCCAAGGTCGTGCGCTCCTTCGCCGCGCGCCTCGGCGCCCGCGTCAAACGCCCGATCCGCTTCCAGGACGAACGCCTCTCCTCCGCCGCCGCCGACTGGTCGATGGCCGGCTCCGGCTTGACCCGCGGCGAGAAAAAGGAAAAGCGCGACGCCCTCGCCGCCGCGGCGATCCTCAACGACTTCCTCGCGACCATCCCGCCAAAGCCCCGCCCCAACCCGCCGCCGGGCCCTTAG
- a CDS encoding AsmA family protein, translated as MIKKLLIAVVVLVVLLMVAVGGVVYFAGSLAKSGIEKGGTYALGVPTRVDGVSLGLLSGRFSLTGLSVGSPAGYSAPHFLALGEGGVKVSLASLTSDVIEVPQFRLEDIDVRLQRKDGKGNYNVILDNIQKVSGPKGAEPKPSSSGSDKKLVINELTIRNVKVHLELLDAPGGIGKVEVPIDEIALKNVGKTGTGVGGTGVTISELAGIVVQALMNAAVERGGGLIPADVLSDLQGSLAKLDDLKGLGMQVIGDAKGTVENVKAEAQKAVEDIKKTGDDLKKGLEDAKKGIGDLIPKKKN; from the coding sequence ATGATCAAGAAACTGCTGATCGCCGTGGTGGTGCTGGTCGTTCTCCTCATGGTGGCCGTGGGTGGGGTGGTGTACTTCGCGGGGTCGCTGGCGAAGTCGGGTATCGAGAAGGGCGGGACGTATGCCCTTGGGGTTCCCACGAGGGTGGACGGGGTCAGCCTCGGGCTTCTCTCGGGGCGGTTTTCGCTGACGGGTCTGAGCGTCGGCTCCCCCGCGGGGTACTCGGCGCCGCACTTCCTGGCGCTGGGCGAGGGAGGGGTGAAGGTGTCGCTGGCTTCGCTGACCAGTGACGTGATCGAGGTGCCGCAGTTCAGGCTGGAGGACATCGACGTCCGATTGCAACGCAAGGACGGGAAGGGGAACTACAACGTCATCCTGGACAACATCCAGAAGGTCTCCGGGCCAAAGGGCGCAGAGCCCAAGCCGTCGTCGTCGGGATCGGACAAAAAGTTGGTGATCAACGAGTTGACGATCCGCAACGTGAAGGTGCACTTGGAACTGCTTGATGCTCCGGGTGGGATCGGCAAGGTGGAGGTGCCCATCGACGAGATCGCGCTCAAGAACGTGGGAAAGACGGGGACAGGCGTGGGCGGGACGGGGGTGACGATCTCGGAACTGGCGGGGATCGTGGTGCAGGCGTTGATGAACGCGGCGGTGGAGCGGGGCGGGGGGTTGATCCCGGCGGATGTGCTGAGCGACCTCCAGGGTTCGCTGGCGAAGCTGGACGACCTCAAGGGGCTGGGGATGCAGGTGATCGGTGATGCAAAGGGGACGGTGGAGAATGTGAAGGCGGAGGCGCAGAAGGCGGTCGAGGACATCAAGAAGACCGGGGACGATCTGAAGAAGGGCCTCGAGGACGCGAAGAAGGGCATCGGGGACCTGATCCCGAAGAAGAAGAACTAA
- a CDS encoding glycosyltransferase: protein MATTTPAPVFGGALRAPVRVEVPVHRAAVMAVLMPVYNEGEQAAQVARDVTAFAQTRPQHDFTFVLDGCSDNTEQVILDHLAGYPGGNVHVLALRRNRGKNGAIRAGLRRTNARLVCYLDGDLAYSLDHLDALESALATHDVAIGSRSLVAREEGRPGLLRRILGSTFNTIARAILGIPFRDTQAGLKGFRIDAARRLFAQQRIRNFAFDAELLYLACRDGLSVAEIPARVNPGHAAIGSNVRLVRDSLRMLASLIQVRLDDWRGRYD from the coding sequence ATGGCGACAACGACTCCCGCACCGGTCTTCGGCGGCGCCCTCCGCGCCCCGGTGCGCGTCGAAGTCCCCGTGCACCGCGCCGCGGTCATGGCCGTCCTCATGCCCGTCTACAACGAGGGCGAACAGGCCGCCCAGGTCGCCCGCGACGTCACCGCCTTCGCGCAGACCCGCCCGCAGCACGACTTCACCTTCGTCCTCGACGGCTGCAGCGACAACACCGAGCAGGTCATCCTCGACCACCTCGCCGGGTACCCCGGGGGCAACGTCCACGTCCTCGCCCTCCGCCGGAACCGCGGCAAGAACGGCGCCATCCGCGCCGGTCTGCGCCGGACAAACGCCCGCCTCGTCTGCTACCTCGACGGCGATCTGGCCTACTCCCTCGACCACCTCGATGCGCTGGAGTCCGCCCTCGCGACCCACGACGTCGCCATCGGCTCCCGCAGCCTCGTCGCCCGCGAGGAGGGCCGCCCCGGCCTGCTCCGCCGAATCCTCGGCTCTACCTTCAACACCATCGCCCGCGCCATCCTCGGCATCCCCTTCCGCGACACCCAGGCCGGGCTCAAGGGCTTCCGCATCGACGCCGCCCGCCGGCTCTTCGCCCAGCAGCGCATCCGCAACTTCGCCTTCGATGCCGAACTGCTCTACCTCGCGTGCCGGGACGGCCTTTCCGTCGCCGAGATCCCCGCCCGCGTGAACCCCGGGCACGCCGCCATCGGCTCCAACGTCCGGCTCGTCCGCGACTCGCTCCGCATGCTCGCCTCCCTCATCCAGGTGCGCCTCGACGACTGGCGCGGCCGGTATGACTGA
- a CDS encoding polysaccharide deacetylase family protein: MTDRAVLTFDAEEFDIPLEFRRQISDADQLRIGADGFAAVLDMLDRTGAPATFFITARLALHSPDLVRRAASRHEIASHSWSHTGFAPDHLRRSRETLESVSGAPVIGFRMPRMATVDHAALAEAGYTYNSSENPTWLTRRASRTEGPLGAYFSGPLLNIPATVTPILRLPLFWLAFKRMPTRLFRSWTTASLRSRSYASLYMHPWEFTDLAHSGLPWWIRRPDGARLLDRLAAYAHWLRERATLVTMASLAESIRRGNLAAPDRESALRSR; this comes from the coding sequence ATGACTGACCGCGCGGTCCTGACATTCGACGCTGAGGAGTTCGACATCCCCCTCGAGTTCCGGCGGCAGATCTCCGACGCCGATCAACTCCGCATCGGCGCCGACGGCTTCGCCGCGGTCCTCGACATGCTCGACCGCACCGGCGCCCCGGCCACGTTCTTCATCACCGCCCGCCTCGCGCTGCACAGCCCCGACCTGGTCCGCCGCGCCGCCTCGCGCCACGAGATCGCCTCGCACTCCTGGAGCCACACCGGCTTCGCCCCCGACCACCTCCGCCGCTCCCGCGAAACGCTGGAGTCTGTCTCGGGCGCTCCGGTCATCGGTTTTCGCATGCCTCGCATGGCGACCGTGGACCACGCCGCCCTCGCCGAAGCCGGGTACACCTACAACTCCTCCGAGAACCCCACCTGGCTCACGCGCCGCGCCTCGCGCACCGAGGGCCCCCTGGGCGCCTATTTCTCCGGCCCCCTGCTGAACATCCCCGCCACCGTCACGCCCATCCTGCGGCTCCCTCTCTTCTGGCTCGCCTTCAAGCGGATGCCCACGCGCCTGTTCCGGAGCTGGACCACCGCGTCGCTCCGGTCCCGCTCCTACGCCAGCCTCTACATGCACCCGTGGGAGTTCACGGATCTCGCGCACTCCGGGCTCCCCTGGTGGATCCGCCGCCCCGACGGCGCCCGGCTCCTGGACCGCCTCGCCGCCTACGCCCACTGGCTCCGCGAACGCGCGACCCTCGTCACCATGGCCTCACTCGCCGAATCGATCCGGCGCGGCAACCTCGCCGCGCCGGACCGCGAATCCGCGCTGCGATCCCGCTAG
- the leuS gene encoding leucine--tRNA ligase: MAEEIEGRWQRVWKERGTFKVAGPGEAGFDGRRPKFYALDMFPYPSGAGLHVGHPEGYTATDIVCRYKRMTGCNVLHPMGWDAFGLPAEQYAIQTGVHPAVTTRRAIETFRRQLQRFGFCYDWSREFATIDPEYYRWTQWIFLQVYNAWYDREQDRARPIGELVEGLERGRYGVDVFGEVAGLGVEQAVAPAITGEAVGVRRWHELTQEERRAFIDRQRLAYVDEQVVNWCPKLGTALANEEVVDGRSERGGFPVLRKPLKQWMFRITAYAERLLRDLALVSWPESTRTQQTEWIGRSEGALIDFDLAEEIAEYRSLQVYTTRPDTMFGATYMVIAPEHPLVERIVSKRAHAAETAGLKAYVREARNRSDVDRMAETKEKTGVYTGVNAINPATGKAIPVWVADYVLMGYGTGAIMAVPGQDQRDWDFAERFGLPIVRTVRPPEGFEAAGGKAYTGEGQAINSEFLDGMEIGPAKARMIEWLEEKGIGSGKVVYRLRDWLFSRQRYWGEPFPIVWDAAGNHYPVGEGALPVVLPELADYQPEESEEPRPLLAKATAWAETTAGAAGVSAEVLAAETPVRRELNTMPGWAGSCWYYLRYCDPKNQGEFISEEAERYWMGEGEAGGVDLYIGGSEHAVLHLLYSRFWHKVLFDLGHVSTPEPFKTLFHQGLITAYSYQRGDKTLVPTDQVEEVSEGAFVEKATGQRVTQVVAKMSKSLKNVVNPDDVIAQYGADTFRLYEMYMGPLDASKPWNTRDMIGLFRFLQRVWRNVVDEGTGAATVVADEPDEATLRLLHKTIAGVRRDIEGLAFNTAIAKLIEFNNHLTTVVAKGKGLARKAGEGLILMLCPFAPHIAEELWSRLGYSRLACDEAFPVADMSLAADSSVEIPIQIMGKVRGKIVVAAGADAKAIEAAALEEPKIQELLAGKTVQRVVVVPGKMVNIVAK, from the coding sequence ATGGCGGAGGAGATCGAGGGGCGGTGGCAGAGGGTGTGGAAGGAACGGGGGACGTTCAAGGTGGCGGGGCCTGGGGAGGCGGGGTTTGACGGGCGGCGGCCGAAGTTCTACGCGCTGGACATGTTCCCGTACCCATCGGGGGCGGGGCTGCACGTGGGGCATCCGGAGGGGTACACGGCGACGGACATCGTGTGCCGGTACAAGCGGATGACGGGGTGCAACGTGCTGCACCCGATGGGGTGGGATGCCTTCGGGCTGCCGGCGGAGCAGTACGCGATCCAGACGGGGGTGCACCCGGCGGTGACGACGCGGCGGGCGATCGAGACGTTCCGGCGGCAGTTGCAGCGCTTCGGGTTCTGCTACGACTGGTCGCGGGAGTTCGCGACGATCGATCCGGAGTATTACCGGTGGACGCAGTGGATCTTCCTGCAGGTGTACAACGCGTGGTACGACAGGGAGCAGGACCGGGCGCGGCCCATCGGGGAACTGGTGGAGGGGCTGGAGCGGGGGCGGTACGGGGTGGATGTGTTCGGCGAGGTGGCGGGGCTCGGGGTGGAGCAGGCGGTGGCGCCGGCGATCACGGGGGAGGCGGTGGGGGTGCGGCGGTGGCACGAACTGACGCAGGAGGAGCGGCGCGCGTTCATCGATCGCCAGCGGCTGGCGTACGTGGACGAGCAGGTGGTGAACTGGTGTCCGAAACTGGGGACGGCGCTGGCGAACGAGGAGGTGGTGGACGGGCGGTCGGAGCGCGGGGGCTTCCCGGTGCTGCGCAAGCCGCTGAAGCAGTGGATGTTCCGGATCACGGCGTACGCGGAGCGGCTGCTGAGGGATTTGGCGCTGGTGTCGTGGCCGGAATCGACGCGGACGCAGCAGACGGAGTGGATCGGGCGGTCGGAGGGGGCGCTGATCGATTTCGATCTGGCGGAGGAGATCGCGGAGTACCGGTCGCTGCAGGTGTACACGACGCGGCCGGACACGATGTTCGGGGCGACGTACATGGTGATCGCGCCGGAGCATCCGCTGGTGGAGCGGATCGTGTCGAAGCGGGCGCACGCCGCGGAGACGGCGGGGCTGAAGGCGTATGTGAGGGAGGCGCGGAACCGGTCGGATGTGGACCGGATGGCGGAGACGAAGGAGAAGACGGGGGTGTACACGGGGGTGAACGCGATCAACCCGGCGACGGGGAAGGCGATCCCGGTGTGGGTGGCGGACTATGTGCTGATGGGGTACGGGACTGGGGCGATCATGGCGGTGCCGGGGCAGGACCAGCGGGACTGGGACTTCGCGGAGCGGTTCGGGCTGCCGATCGTGCGGACGGTGAGGCCGCCGGAGGGGTTCGAGGCGGCGGGCGGGAAGGCGTACACGGGGGAGGGGCAGGCGATCAACTCGGAGTTCCTGGATGGGATGGAGATCGGGCCGGCGAAGGCGCGGATGATCGAGTGGCTGGAGGAGAAGGGGATCGGGTCGGGGAAGGTGGTGTACCGGCTGCGGGACTGGCTGTTCTCGCGGCAGCGGTATTGGGGCGAGCCGTTCCCGATCGTGTGGGACGCGGCGGGGAACCACTACCCGGTGGGCGAGGGGGCGCTGCCGGTGGTGCTGCCGGAACTGGCGGACTATCAGCCGGAGGAGTCGGAGGAACCGCGGCCGCTCTTGGCGAAGGCGACGGCGTGGGCGGAGACGACGGCGGGCGCGGCGGGGGTGTCGGCGGAGGTGCTGGCCGCGGAGACGCCGGTGAGGCGGGAGTTGAACACGATGCCGGGGTGGGCGGGGAGTTGCTGGTATTACCTGCGGTATTGCGACCCGAAGAACCAGGGGGAGTTCATCTCGGAGGAGGCGGAGCGGTATTGGATGGGTGAGGGGGAGGCGGGGGGCGTGGACCTGTACATCGGCGGGTCGGAGCACGCGGTGCTGCACCTGCTGTATTCGAGGTTCTGGCACAAGGTGCTGTTCGACCTGGGGCACGTGTCGACGCCGGAGCCGTTCAAGACGTTGTTCCACCAGGGGCTGATCACGGCGTATTCGTACCAGCGCGGGGACAAGACGCTGGTGCCGACGGACCAGGTGGAGGAGGTGTCGGAGGGGGCGTTCGTGGAGAAGGCGACGGGGCAGCGGGTGACGCAGGTCGTGGCGAAGATGTCCAAGTCGTTGAAGAACGTGGTGAACCCTGATGATGTGATCGCGCAGTACGGGGCGGACACGTTCAGGTTGTATGAGATGTACATGGGGCCGCTGGACGCCTCGAAGCCGTGGAACACGAGGGACATGATCGGGCTGTTCCGGTTCCTGCAGCGGGTGTGGCGGAACGTGGTTGATGAGGGGACGGGCGCGGCGACGGTGGTGGCGGACGAGCCGGACGAGGCGACGCTGCGGCTGCTGCACAAGACGATCGCGGGGGTGAGAAGGGATATCGAGGGGCTGGCGTTCAACACGGCGATCGCGAAGTTGATCGAGTTCAACAACCACTTGACGACGGTGGTGGCGAAGGGGAAGGGGCTGGCGCGGAAGGCGGGGGAGGGGCTGATCCTGATGCTGTGCCCGTTTGCGCCGCACATCGCGGAGGAGTTGTGGTCGCGGTTGGGGTATTCGAGGCTGGCGTGCGACGAGGCGTTCCCGGTGGCGGACATGAGCCTGGCGGCGGATTCGTCGGTGGAGATCCCGATCCAGATCATGGGGAAGGTCAGGGGGAAGATCGTGGTGGCGGCGGGCGCGGATGCGAAGGCGATCGAAGCGGCGGCGCTGGAGGAGCCGAAGATCCAGGAGTTGTTGGCGGGGAAGACGGTGCAGCGGGTGGTGGTGGTGCCGGGGAAGATGGTGAACATCGTGGCGAAGTAG